The DNA segment CCGCACCGCACCACGGCAGGAACCGGCCGCCACCGAGGCGTCCGCCTGACCCTGGAGCTGCCACCGAGCTGCCTCCAGCTTCTGCTCGATGCCGCTCTTGAGGTCGGCGAGTTCCTTGTTCCGTTTCTCCAGCGACTTCCACGCCCCCGCCGCCTTCGCCTCGGCGCGGGCGAGCCGGGCCTCGGCCCGCGCGTTCTTCCCGATCGCCCTGTCGAGAGCCAGGTTCGCCTTCCACAGGGCACGCTGACCACGCATCACTTCCTCCGGGTCGTCCGCGAGGATCATGTGCGCGGTCAGCGGCAGTCCGCCGCCGCTGCGGTACTGGGACCGTGCGATACGACCGAGGTCGTCGCGCAGGACCTCGGCGTCCTGTCGCTTCCGGTCGCGCAGCTTCTCCAGCCGTCGCACCTCGGTCCGCTGCCGGTCGGCCTCGCGCCGGCCCGTCTCGTACTTCAGTGTCGCCGCGGCCGCGTCCTCGTAGAGCCGCGCCACCTGTGCGCTGATCCCGGACTCAGGACCGTGACCAGGAGCATGCGGACCGTCGCCCCCACCGTCGGTGGGCCGGGCGGCGAGCACGGCGAGCGCGCACAACGGTACCGCGACGAGCAGCGGATGACGGCGAGTGAGACGCATGACAGCGATCCTGGTCCCCACCCCGGCCCACGGCCCTGTTCACGTCGTACGCCTGGGGGACCGGACGACCCGGATGGACCAGCGATACCGCCGAACAGAGCTACAAAGGGGAGTGGTTGACAGGGTGTCAGGCATCCTTCCGTCACGTACGCCCGTACCGGGCGTACGCGTCCCGTGCCGCATGCCCGTCCCCCGCACCCGGTCAGTCCACCTCCACCAGCTCCACCAGCCGGTCCGACTCGGCCTCGCGCCGCGCCATCCGCCGCAACGGCCCTGCGGTGGAAGCAAGTTCCTCGTACGCCCCGCGCTGCACCACACGCCCCTCATCCAGCACGATCACCTCGTCCACCGCCTCGAGCCCGGCCAGCCGGTGGGTGATCAGCAGTGTCGTACGGCCCTCGGTGGCGGCGAGCAGGTCGGCGGTGAGGGCGTCGGCGGTCGGCAGGTCGAGGTGCTCCGCAGGCTCGTCCAGCACCAGGACGGGGAAGTCCGCGAGCAGCGCCCTGGCCAGCGCCAGCCGTTGCCGCTGGCCGCCGGAGAGCCGCGCCCCGTGCTCGCCGACGAGTGTGTCCAGGCCGTCGGGCAGGCTGTCGGCCCACTCCAGCAGCCGGGCACGGGCGAGCGCGTCGCGCAGCTCTTCCTCTGTGGCCTCGCGCTGGGCGAGCAGCAGGTTCTCGCGTACGGAGCTGTCGAAGAGGTGAGCGTCCTGCGCGCACAGCCCGACCAGCCCTCGTACGTCGTCGCCGTCCAGGGCGTACGCGTCCACACCGGCCAGCGTGTACGAACCGGCGCCGGGGTCCAGGAACCGCAGCAGCACCTGTGCGAGCGTCGTCTTGCCGGAGCCGGACGGACCGATCACCGCGATCCTGCGGCCCTGCTCCAGCCTCAGGTCCAGCCCGGCGAGCGCGTCCCGTTCCTGCCCGGCGTGCCGGGCCTCCAGCCCTTTGACCACGAGCGGGAACGGCGACGCGGGCGCCTGCCGGAGTTGCTCCGGCTCCTGTACGGGCACCGGGGCGTCCAGCACCTCGTACACGCGCTCGGCGCTCTTGCGCACCCTCTGCCGGTACTGCACGGCGAGCGGCAGCCCGAGTACGGCCTCGAAGGCCGCGAGCGGAGTGAGGACGACGACGGCCAGTGCCACTCCGTCCAGCCGGCCGGCGGTCACCGCCTGGATGCCGACGACGGCCGCGGCCGTGACGGTCAGGCCCGAGACGAGTGCGCTGAGACCGTCGCCGAGAGCGGTGGCGGTGGCGGCGCGCGAGGCGATCCGGGTGAGCACGCCGTCGGCCCGCCGGGTTTCGGCGGTCCGCGCGGGCAGGGCCCCGGCGACCGTCAGCTCCCCGGTGCCGGTGAGCAAATCGGTGACCTGGGTCGCGAGGACTCCGCGGGCGGGCGCCAGTCTGCGCTCCGCACGCCGGGCCACCGCGTCCGTGAGGAGTGGCAGACCCGCCCCCGCCACGAGCAGCCCGACCGCGAGGACGGCACCGGCCTCGGGGAGCAGCCAGGCCGTGAAGCCGACGGACAGGGCCGAAACGGCCACCGCTGTACCGGCCGGCAGCAGCCAGCGCAGCCAGTAGTCCTGGAGTTCGTCCACATCGGCGACCAATCGGGAGAGCAGATCGCCCCGGCGGGCCCCGCGCAGTCCGGCGGGCGCCAGCCGCTCCAGCCGCCGGTACACCGCGACCCTGGTGTCGGCCAGCATCCGCAGCACCGCTTCGTGCGACACGAGCCGCTCGGCGTACCGGAACACGGCCCGCCCGATACCGAAGGCCCGGGTCGCCGTGACGGCGAGCATCAGGTACATCACGGGCGGCTGCTGCGAGGCCCGGGAGATGAGATACCCGGATGTCGCCATGAGGCCCACGGCGCTGCCCAGCGCGAGGCTGCCGAGCAGCAGCGCGAGCGTGAGCCGCCCCCGGTGGGCGCCGGACATGGCACGGACGCGGGCCAGCGCGCCCCCCGCTCCGGCCGCCGCGACCGGCCCGGTCGGTGCCGAGCTCTCGGAGTCGGCGGGCTCGGCCTTCTCCGCCTGCTCCCAGTCGAGTGCGGGCTGGACATCCGCCCGTTCCCGGCCGGCACCGGGGAGGGCGTCACCGTGCTCGGGCTGCGGCCGGTCACCGGGCGCGGGTTCGGTCAGCCGCACCACGCGGTCCGCCACCGCGAGCAGCGCCGGACGGTGCACCACCAGCAGTACCGTCCGGCCGGCCGCCAGGCGCCGTACCGCCGCCACGACCCCGGCCTCGGTGGCACCGTCCAGTGCGGCCGTCGGCTCGTCGAGCAGCAGCACGGGCCGGTCCGCGAGGAACGCACGGGCGAGCGCGAGCCGTTGCCGCTGTCCCGCGGACAGTCCCGCCCCGTCCTCGCCCAGCACCGTGTCGGTTCCCTCGGGCAACTCGTCCACGAACTCCAAGGCACCCGCGTCCCGCAGGGCCCGGCGGACGATGTCGTCGTCCGCGTCGGGCCGGGCCAGGCGTACGTTCTCGGCGACCGTCCCGGCGTACAGGTGTGGTCGCTGCGGCACCCAGGCCACCTGGCTGTGCCACTGGGCCGGATCGATACCGGTGAGATCGGCCCCCCCGATCCGGGCCCGCCCCTCGGTCGGCCGTACGAAGTTCAGCAGCACGTTCAGCAGCGTCGACTTGCCCGTCCCGCTCGGCCCGACGAGCGCGACCGTCTCCCCGGGTTCGACGGAGAACGACACGCCCGACACGGCGTCCGACGACCGTCCGGGATAGCGGACGGTCACACCCTCGAAGGACAGGGCACCCGACGGCACCGCCGCGGCCCCCGGTGCCGGAACGGGTGTCTCCAGGACCTCGAAGATTTCCTCTGCGGCGGCCAGTCCCTCCGCCGCCGCGTGGTACTGCGTGCCGACCTGACGCAGGGGCAGATAGGCCTCGGGCGCGAGGATCAGGATGAGCAGGCCGATGGACAGGTCCATGTCGCCGTACACGAGCCGCATGCCGATCGTCACGGCGACCAGTGCCACCGAGACAGTGGCGAGGAGTTCCAGCGCGAAGGAGGAGATGAAGGCAATCCGCAGGGTCCGCATGGTCGCCCTGCGGTACTCGGCGGTGATCCGCCGGATCGACTCCGCCTGCGCCTTGGCCCGTCCGAACACCTTCAGCGTCGGCAGCCCGGCCACGACGTCCAGGAAGTGGCCGGACAGTCGGGACAGCAGCTCCCACTGCCGGTCCATCCGGGACTGGGTGACCCAGCCGATCAGCATCATGAAGGCCGGGATGAGCGGCAGGGTGACGACGATGATCGCCGCCGAGACCCAGTCCTCGGTGACGATCCGCGCCAGCACCGCGACCGGAACGACCACCGCGAGCCCCAACTGGGGCAGGTAGCGGGAGAAGTAGCCGTCGAGTGCGTCGACCCCGCGGGTCGCCAGGGCGACCAGGGAGCCGGTCCGCTGCCCGGTCAGCCACCCCGGGCCGAGCGTCGTCGCCCGCTCCAGCAGCCGGCCTCGAAGCTCCGACTTGACCGCCGCACTCGCCCGGTGCGCGGCCAGCTCGGTGAGCCAGCCGACCAGGGCACGGCCGACCGCGACACAGGCCAGAAGCACCAGGGGAG comes from the Streptomyces sp. KMM 9044 genome and includes:
- a CDS encoding M23 family metallopeptidase; amino-acid sequence: MRLTRRHPLLVAVPLCALAVLAARPTDGGGDGPHAPGHGPESGISAQVARLYEDAAAATLKYETGRREADRQRTEVRRLEKLRDRKRQDAEVLRDDLGRIARSQYRSGGGLPLTAHMILADDPEEVMRGQRALWKANLALDRAIGKNARAEARLARAEAKAAGAWKSLEKRNKELADLKSGIEQKLEAARWQLQGQADASVAAGSCRGAVRLDQPETMFADSWVAPVETYALSASYGSGGARWASRHTGQDFAVPIGTPVRSVGAGRVVKVSCGGVFGIEIVVEHVGGYYTQYAHLAAVAVDQGERVSPGQWIGQSGTSGNSTGPHLHFEVRVTPEMGAAVNPVSWLAQRGVSL
- the cydD gene encoding thiol reductant ABC exporter subunit CydD, producing the protein MKPIDPRLLRYARATRLFLVAVVALGVVGAVLVIAQATLIAEVVVGSFQHGMAVADLGTPLVLLACVAVGRALVGWLTELAAHRASAAVKSELRGRLLERATTLGPGWLTGQRTGSLVALATRGVDALDGYFSRYLPQLGLAVVVPVAVLARIVTEDWVSAAIIVVTLPLIPAFMMLIGWVTQSRMDRQWELLSRLSGHFLDVVAGLPTLKVFGRAKAQAESIRRITAEYRRATMRTLRIAFISSFALELLATVSVALVAVTIGMRLVYGDMDLSIGLLILILAPEAYLPLRQVGTQYHAAAEGLAAAEEIFEVLETPVPAPGAAAVPSGALSFEGVTVRYPGRSSDAVSGVSFSVEPGETVALVGPSGTGKSTLLNVLLNFVRPTEGRARIGGADLTGIDPAQWHSQVAWVPQRPHLYAGTVAENVRLARPDADDDIVRRALRDAGALEFVDELPEGTDTVLGEDGAGLSAGQRQRLALARAFLADRPVLLLDEPTAALDGATEAGVVAAVRRLAAGRTVLLVVHRPALLAVADRVVRLTEPAPGDRPQPEHGDALPGAGRERADVQPALDWEQAEKAEPADSESSAPTGPVAAAGAGGALARVRAMSGAHRGRLTLALLLGSLALGSAVGLMATSGYLISRASQQPPVMYLMLAVTATRAFGIGRAVFRYAERLVSHEAVLRMLADTRVAVYRRLERLAPAGLRGARRGDLLSRLVADVDELQDYWLRWLLPAGTAVAVSALSVGFTAWLLPEAGAVLAVGLLVAGAGLPLLTDAVARRAERRLAPARGVLATQVTDLLTGTGELTVAGALPARTAETRRADGVLTRIASRAATATALGDGLSALVSGLTVTAAAVVGIQAVTAGRLDGVALAVVVLTPLAAFEAVLGLPLAVQYRQRVRKSAERVYEVLDAPVPVQEPEQLRQAPASPFPLVVKGLEARHAGQERDALAGLDLRLEQGRRIAVIGPSGSGKTTLAQVLLRFLDPGAGSYTLAGVDAYALDGDDVRGLVGLCAQDAHLFDSSVRENLLLAQREATEEELRDALARARLLEWADSLPDGLDTLVGEHGARLSGGQRQRLALARALLADFPVLVLDEPAEHLDLPTADALTADLLAATEGRTTLLITHRLAGLEAVDEVIVLDEGRVVQRGAYEELASTAGPLRRMARREAESDRLVELVEVD